From one Microbulbifer sp. A4B17 genomic stretch:
- a CDS encoding S8 family peptidase, with translation MKSSLKSLLQKTTLASAFSLLCTTPFTAHAAGADDTLVTDRIIVKYRESAKVGRAATMAAETVEKASRRAGHKMRHLRRMATGAQVMRLEGRKNRAEVNAIINRLKQDPDVEYAEPDLIMQAMAEPNDTNYLSQWHYYESTGGLNLPSAWDVTQGDGVVVAVLDTGYLPHADLVDNILPGYDMISDTFVSVDGDGRDDDPTDPGDWYTDKACGDDPRIPSESDSSWHGTHVAGTIAGVTNNNMGIAGVAYEAKVVPVRVLGRCGGYTSDIADGIIWGAGGSVSGLPTNSNPAQVLNLSLGGSGSCATTTQSAIDTARSLGATVVVAAGNDGANASQYSPASCDGVITVAATDRTGGRSYYSNYGSVVDVAAPGGAQSFANDSDGILSTYNNGSTDAGSDSYYYSQGTSMAAPHVAGAAALIYAVNPSVTPDEVESILTSTARSFPSSCSSCGAGIVDAAAAVAMANGGDTGGDDDDGNGTGTGWTETNLSGSQGSWNDFTIDVQAGTSTLTVEMSGGSGEVDLYVRHGNYPTLRRYDCRPYTWGNEESCTISNPDSGTWYISVYGYESYSGVTLEAETTE, from the coding sequence ATGAAATCATCATTGAAAAGTCTTTTACAAAAGACGACTCTGGCGAGTGCGTTTTCGTTACTGTGTACAACCCCTTTTACTGCACATGCAGCAGGGGCGGACGACACGCTGGTGACTGACCGCATCATCGTAAAATACAGGGAGAGCGCTAAGGTTGGGAGAGCTGCAACTATGGCCGCAGAGACGGTCGAGAAAGCTTCCCGCCGCGCCGGCCACAAAATGCGTCATCTCCGCCGCATGGCCACTGGTGCCCAGGTAATGCGCCTGGAAGGCCGTAAAAATAGGGCCGAAGTGAACGCAATCATCAACCGTCTGAAGCAGGACCCGGATGTGGAATACGCAGAGCCGGACCTGATCATGCAAGCGATGGCCGAACCAAATGATACGAATTACCTAAGTCAATGGCACTACTATGAGTCCACCGGTGGCTTAAATCTGCCATCGGCCTGGGACGTCACCCAGGGCGATGGAGTAGTAGTCGCTGTACTCGATACCGGTTACCTCCCCCACGCCGATCTGGTAGACAACATTCTGCCGGGCTACGACATGATTTCCGACACCTTCGTCTCTGTGGATGGTGACGGGCGCGATGACGATCCCACTGACCCAGGTGATTGGTATACCGATAAGGCCTGTGGTGACGACCCTCGTATTCCTTCCGAAAGCGACAGCAGCTGGCACGGTACCCATGTAGCCGGCACAATCGCTGGTGTCACCAACAATAATATGGGCATCGCAGGCGTTGCCTATGAAGCTAAGGTTGTACCTGTACGGGTTCTTGGTCGTTGCGGTGGCTATACCTCAGATATTGCCGACGGCATCATCTGGGGCGCAGGTGGCTCTGTCAGCGGCCTGCCCACCAACTCAAACCCAGCACAGGTATTGAACCTGAGTCTCGGTGGCAGCGGCAGCTGTGCCACCACCACGCAAAGCGCTATCGACACCGCACGTAGCCTTGGCGCTACCGTTGTAGTAGCCGCTGGTAACGATGGTGCAAACGCGAGCCAATACTCGCCCGCCAGCTGTGATGGGGTCATCACCGTTGCTGCGACTGACCGCACCGGCGGCCGCTCTTACTATTCCAACTACGGCAGTGTGGTGGATGTCGCTGCCCCAGGTGGCGCGCAGAGCTTCGCCAATGATTCAGATGGCATCCTCTCCACCTATAACAACGGCTCTACCGATGCCGGCAGCGATAGCTACTATTACAGCCAGGGCACCAGCATGGCGGCGCCCCATGTTGCCGGCGCTGCAGCATTGATTTATGCCGTTAATCCCAGCGTAACCCCCGATGAGGTCGAGTCGATTCTTACCAGCACTGCGCGTAGCTTCCCCTCTTCGTGCAGCAGCTGTGGTGCAGGTATTGTCGATGCAGCCGCCGCAGTAGCCATGGCCAATGGTGGCGATACTGGAGGCGATGACGACGACGGTAATGGCACAGGCACCGGCTGGACAGAGACCAACCTCTCCGGCAGCCAGGGTAGCTGGAATGACTTCACTATCGACGTTCAGGCGGGAACTTCCACCCTCACTGTAGAAATGTCCGGTGGCTCCGGTGAAGTTGATCTCTACGTGCGCCATGGAAACTATCCCACCCTGCGCCGTTATGACTGCCGCCCCTACACTTGGGGCAATGAAGAGAGCTGTACCATCAGCAACCCGGATTCCGGTACCTGGTATATCAGTGTCTACGGCTACGAATCCTACAGCGGTGTCACTCTCGAAGCGGAAACTACAGAGTAA
- the argB gene encoding acetylglutamate kinase gives MSLDLNSALKSAQVLNEALPYIQRFTGKTIVVKFGGNAMVDEQLQNSFARDIILMKLVGMNPVVVHGGGPQIGQLLDKLSIESRFVDGMRVTDSETMDVVEMVLGGTVNKQIVNLINKNGGRAVGITGKDGLLVKARKLARKNESAGLHASEIIDIGQVGEVEKVNIDVINMLVHSDFIPVIAPIGVDGNGLSYNINADLVAGKIAEELKAEKLMLLTNVAGLQDKEGEVLTGLSTSEVEGLIQDGTIYGGMLPKIACALDAVQDGVNSAHIIDGRVPHAILLEIFTDRGVGTLITNNEAQTVDH, from the coding sequence ATGTCCCTAGATCTAAACTCTGCGCTGAAAAGTGCCCAGGTTCTCAATGAAGCACTGCCCTATATTCAGCGCTTTACGGGCAAAACCATTGTGGTCAAGTTTGGCGGTAACGCCATGGTGGATGAACAACTTCAAAACAGCTTCGCCCGGGATATTATCCTGATGAAGCTGGTAGGCATGAATCCAGTGGTAGTGCACGGTGGCGGACCTCAAATTGGGCAACTGCTGGATAAACTCAGTATTGAGTCCCGCTTCGTAGACGGAATGAGAGTCACCGATAGTGAAACCATGGATGTTGTGGAGATGGTCTTGGGGGGCACCGTCAACAAGCAGATCGTCAACCTGATTAATAAAAATGGGGGCCGCGCCGTAGGTATCACCGGTAAAGACGGATTACTGGTTAAAGCGCGAAAGTTGGCTCGAAAAAATGAGAGTGCCGGACTACATGCCTCTGAAATCATTGATATCGGCCAGGTGGGAGAAGTCGAGAAAGTTAATATTGATGTGATCAATATGCTGGTTCACAGCGACTTTATCCCGGTTATCGCGCCCATTGGAGTCGACGGCAACGGGCTTTCCTACAACATTAATGCCGATCTCGTCGCCGGAAAAATTGCCGAGGAGTTGAAAGCGGAGAAGCTGATGTTGCTAACCAACGTTGCCGGTCTGCAGGATAAGGAGGGGGAGGTTCTCACCGGGCTGAGCACCAGTGAGGTAGAGGGCTTAATTCAAGATGGCACCATCTATGGCGGTATGCTGCCCAAAATTGCCTGTGCCCTGGACGCTGTTCAGGATGGGGTAAATTCTGCCCATATTATCGACGGCCGTGTGCCCCACGCCATATTGCTCGAAATATTTACAGATCGGGGCGTAGGAACCTTGATTACCAACAATGAAGCGCAAACTGTGGACCACTAG
- the slmA gene encoding nucleoid occlusion factor SlmA translates to MSSEKINRRQQILEALAHMLEVSPGARITTAALAKEVGFSEAALYRHFPSKSKMFEGLIEFIEETIFSRIAMILQEEPSALNRCQKILQLLLAFCERNPGITRLLTGDALTGETERLHGRILQLFDRLETQIRQILREAELREHLRPTLPLGGAANLLLASAEGRIVQYVRSGFKRKPTEYWAEQWPVLTAGFFRETVAAAR, encoded by the coding sequence ATGAGCAGCGAAAAAATCAATCGGCGTCAACAAATCCTGGAAGCTCTGGCACATATGCTGGAAGTCAGTCCCGGCGCACGTATTACAACAGCAGCACTGGCCAAGGAAGTCGGTTTCTCTGAAGCCGCGCTATATCGTCACTTCCCCAGTAAATCCAAGATGTTTGAAGGGCTGATCGAATTTATTGAGGAGACCATTTTCAGCCGTATCGCAATGATCCTTCAGGAAGAACCTTCAGCCCTCAATCGATGCCAGAAAATTTTGCAGCTCCTGCTGGCTTTTTGTGAACGCAATCCCGGTATCACTCGTCTGCTCACAGGCGATGCCCTTACCGGCGAAACCGAAAGGCTGCACGGGCGTATCCTGCAGTTGTTTGATCGGCTGGAAACCCAGATAAGGCAGATCTTGCGCGAAGCCGAGTTGCGTGAGCACTTGCGCCCTACCCTACCCCTTGGTGGTGCTGCCAATCTGCTGCTGGCCAGCGCAGAAGGGCGTATCGTGCAATACGTACGCAGCGGCTTTAAGCGGAAACCTACAGAGTATTGGGCTGAGCAGTGGCCCGTGTTAACCGCTGGGTTCTTCCGTGAGACAGTAGCTGCGGCCAGATAA
- the rph gene encoding ribonuclease PH, translated as MQRPSGRAPAQLRSVKITRNYTRHAEGSVLVEFGDTKVLCNASLSSEVPRFLRGQGSGWITAEYGMLPRSTGSRMPREAAKGKQSGRTVEIQRLIGRSLRAAVDLEKLGENQITVDCDVIQADGGTRTAAITGACVALVDALRHMQREKIIADDPLKNMVAAVSVGIYDGEPLLDLDYPEDSSADTDMNLVMAEDGGMIEVQGTAEGEPFTEKQFAQMLGLGKAGIDELIALQKQALDE; from the coding sequence ATGCAGCGTCCCAGCGGCCGCGCTCCGGCGCAATTGCGCTCGGTAAAAATTACCCGCAACTATACCCGTCATGCGGAGGGGTCTGTGTTGGTGGAGTTTGGTGATACCAAAGTTTTGTGTAATGCCTCTCTTTCCAGCGAAGTCCCAAGGTTTTTGCGCGGCCAGGGCAGCGGCTGGATTACTGCGGAATACGGTATGCTGCCACGCTCCACAGGTTCGCGTATGCCCAGGGAAGCTGCCAAGGGCAAGCAGAGTGGGCGCACCGTGGAAATTCAGCGTTTGATTGGACGCTCACTGCGAGCAGCGGTAGACCTGGAGAAGCTGGGCGAGAACCAGATTACTGTTGACTGTGATGTTATCCAGGCCGATGGAGGCACCCGGACAGCGGCAATTACTGGTGCCTGTGTGGCTCTGGTTGATGCTCTGCGTCATATGCAGCGTGAGAAAATTATTGCTGATGATCCGCTTAAGAACATGGTAGCGGCGGTGTCGGTGGGTATTTATGACGGTGAGCCGTTACTGGACCTGGACTATCCGGAAGACAGCTCAGCGGACACGGATATGAACCTGGTAATGGCTGAAGATGGCGGCATGATTGAGGTCCAGGGCACTGCAGAAGGCGAGCCATTTACCGAGAAGCAGTTTGCGCAGATGTTGGGACTGGGCAAGGCGGGTATCGATGAATTGATCGCACTTCAGAAGCAGGCACTGGACGAGTAA
- a CDS encoding phosphomannomutase/phosphoglucomutase, giving the protein MHKGLLLPSLLIVVAWLGGAYLLIQYLVAPHNHSQVELASKQKATELAEVVQSYIADYSERLQALGARKVSAAALLKSANLPEQVSIQSFSFEQVRVGSGQNPPLNFALVDLLKRGQENPGQPVEVLRTGVENSWQLHSVINLENEQLLATQPFSVLENTLKKLGNRSGQIQLMQKFPDAHRQILWRAGEGRGITAVEQLEDSYLSIQFSPSNYFVKQHSLPTIWVYIAAGVGILISLLAMLKFLPRNSRAPWERNKETSGNELNKAHPQNSDEGASEVPGTDFLPQSLASAPSISGSAPEDSESEEENNEENLSKSKTDKSNLSLAAEYPQHVFRAYDIRGIAGQEIDEPFAYQLGRALGTLAQHAGEHLLLVGRDGRNSSEALGQCLIEGILDSGCNSIDLGLIPSPLLYYACAKGKNTSSGVIVTASHNPAEYNGFKIVLKGRALAEDKLQGLYQLMKKGPFKSGEGANREQEITDKYIDEVFNNVALAGQPHLVVDAGNGATSNLAPRLFEQLGCAVTPIYCEVDGNFPNHAPDPSRPENLKALIDKVLATGADLGVALDGDGDRITLVSGSGRIAWADQLVMLLARDILARNPGENIVFDVKSSRSLPQLISQYGGRPIMWKTGHSPMKAKMLETKAILGGELSGHIFIKDRWFGFDDGIYAAARVLEIMALREQSLDELLDTLPKMHSTPEILLPVDEEEKFSLIDQLRDKGDFGNADINTIDGMRIEFPDGWGLIRASNTTSALTLRFEAENEQALERIRTEVMGQLRKVAPSIAVPDWQLLD; this is encoded by the coding sequence ACAGGCCCTCGGAGCAAGAAAGGTCTCTGCAGCTGCGCTGCTAAAATCTGCCAACCTGCCGGAGCAGGTATCCATCCAGTCTTTTTCCTTCGAGCAGGTCCGAGTTGGCTCCGGGCAAAACCCACCCCTTAACTTTGCGCTGGTCGACTTGTTAAAACGCGGTCAGGAAAATCCTGGCCAGCCCGTGGAAGTACTGCGCACTGGTGTAGAGAACAGCTGGCAACTGCACAGTGTCATCAATTTGGAAAATGAGCAACTGCTAGCGACCCAGCCCTTTAGCGTACTGGAAAACACTTTAAAAAAACTGGGGAATCGCAGCGGGCAAATTCAGCTGATGCAGAAATTTCCCGACGCCCACCGACAAATTCTTTGGCGCGCAGGCGAGGGAAGAGGCATTACCGCTGTAGAGCAGCTTGAGGACAGCTACTTAAGTATCCAGTTCAGCCCTTCCAATTACTTTGTCAAACAGCACAGCCTGCCAACTATTTGGGTTTATATTGCCGCTGGCGTTGGGATACTGATAAGCCTCCTCGCCATGCTCAAGTTCCTGCCCCGCAACTCAAGAGCGCCATGGGAGAGAAATAAGGAGACTAGTGGCAATGAGCTGAATAAGGCACATCCGCAAAATTCGGACGAGGGAGCCTCAGAGGTCCCGGGTACAGATTTTCTGCCACAGAGTCTGGCCTCTGCACCCAGTATTTCTGGCTCAGCCCCGGAAGACTCAGAAAGTGAAGAAGAAAATAATGAAGAGAACCTGTCGAAAAGCAAGACTGACAAGTCCAATCTATCACTGGCCGCTGAATATCCTCAGCATGTTTTTCGCGCCTACGATATTCGTGGCATCGCCGGGCAGGAAATTGACGAGCCCTTTGCCTATCAGTTGGGCAGGGCGCTCGGTACCCTGGCGCAGCACGCCGGTGAACACCTCCTGCTAGTTGGTCGGGATGGGCGGAATAGCAGTGAAGCCCTCGGCCAATGTCTGATTGAGGGAATTCTCGATAGTGGCTGTAACTCTATCGATCTAGGCCTGATTCCATCGCCACTTCTCTATTATGCTTGTGCAAAAGGGAAAAACACCAGTAGCGGAGTCATTGTTACCGCCAGCCATAATCCAGCGGAATACAATGGCTTTAAAATCGTACTCAAAGGTCGCGCCCTGGCAGAGGACAAGCTCCAGGGGCTCTACCAACTAATGAAAAAAGGCCCGTTCAAGAGTGGCGAAGGCGCAAACCGGGAACAAGAGATCACCGATAAATATATCGATGAAGTTTTCAATAATGTCGCCCTGGCCGGGCAACCGCACCTGGTTGTCGATGCCGGCAATGGAGCCACCTCCAACCTGGCACCCCGACTCTTTGAGCAGCTGGGTTGTGCAGTAACACCGATTTATTGTGAAGTGGATGGCAACTTCCCCAACCATGCACCGGACCCATCCAGACCGGAGAATCTCAAGGCCCTGATCGATAAAGTACTTGCAACAGGTGCAGACCTGGGCGTGGCCCTGGATGGCGACGGCGATCGTATCACCCTGGTTTCAGGCAGTGGACGCATCGCTTGGGCAGACCAACTGGTTATGCTGCTGGCAAGGGATATCCTCGCACGTAACCCCGGGGAAAATATTGTCTTCGATGTTAAAAGCAGCCGCAGTTTGCCCCAGTTAATCAGCCAATATGGGGGCCGCCCCATTATGTGGAAAACTGGCCACTCCCCTATGAAAGCCAAGATGCTGGAGACCAAAGCCATTTTGGGCGGTGAGCTTTCAGGCCATATCTTTATCAAAGATCGTTGGTTTGGATTCGACGATGGTATCTACGCAGCGGCTCGAGTACTGGAAATTATGGCTCTGCGCGAGCAGAGCCTTGATGAACTCCTCGATACACTGCCAAAAATGCACAGCACCCCAGAAATCCTGCTTCCAGTAGATGAAGAAGAGAAGTTCTCATTGATTGATCAGCTGCGCGATAAAGGGGATTTTGGCAATGCCGATATCAACACCATCGACGGTATGCGCATAGAATTTCCCGATGGCTGGGGGCTTATACGGGCCTCCAATACCACCAGTGCGCTGACCCTGCGCTTTGAGGCTGAAAATGAGCAGGCCCTGGAGCGTATCCGTACAGAGGTGATGGGACAACTGAGAAAGGTTGCGCCCTCAATAGCAGTACCCGACTGGCAACTGCTCGATTAA
- a CDS encoding rhomboid family intramembrane serine protease, with protein sequence MRQNLKWVGAIFLVLAAIEIINILSGRSLNYFGIVPRSINHLPHIFSAPLLHGSSWHFFSNIFTLCIFSFLVLQYGVKTYLKVTLTIVVTTGLAVWLFGGRGNHLGASSVIYGYFGFLLLAGFISRKFSRLLISIVVAVLYGGLIFGVLPQGRYISWESHLFGFIFGLMAAKIWARAPRYSRAR encoded by the coding sequence ATGCGACAAAACTTGAAATGGGTCGGCGCTATTTTTTTAGTGCTGGCTGCAATTGAGATTATCAATATTCTGAGCGGTCGATCGCTCAATTATTTTGGTATTGTTCCACGCTCTATCAATCACCTCCCCCATATTTTTTCTGCACCATTACTACATGGAAGTAGTTGGCATTTCTTCTCAAACATATTCACTCTGTGCATCTTCAGTTTTTTAGTACTGCAGTACGGGGTAAAAACTTACCTGAAGGTGACTCTAACCATCGTGGTCACCACCGGACTGGCTGTTTGGCTTTTTGGTGGCAGAGGCAATCACCTTGGAGCCAGCTCGGTAATCTACGGATATTTCGGCTTTTTGCTTCTTGCAGGGTTTATCAGCAGGAAATTTAGCCGTTTACTGATTTCCATTGTCGTGGCCGTGCTCTATGGAGGGCTTATCTTTGGCGTGTTGCCACAGGGTAGATATATTTCCTGGGAGTCCCATCTATTTGGTTTTATCTTCGGCCTGATGGCTGCAAAAATATGGGCCAGGGCCCCCAGATATAGTAGGGCCAGGTAA
- a CDS encoding YicC/YloC family endoribonuclease produces MASQREQNKVRSMTAFGRAETNCASSTAIWELRSVNHRYLEPHFRLPEAARPLETQLRDTLRKTLSRGKIELTLTLKANSAEDIGLEINQPLAQALIQAAKQVANGEEIQPLNPLQILQWPGVISEPEADTDQQSATILEAFREALGQLRANREREGAELAKFIEARLKGIEEQVANVRELLPQILEAQREKLRNRLEELQVELDKDRLEQEIVLLAQKADVDEELDRLSAHTSETRRVLAGGGSIGRRLDFLMQEFNREANTLSSKSVVTDTTQAAVELKVLIEQMREQVQNIE; encoded by the coding sequence ATGGCCAGTCAACGGGAACAGAACAAAGTGCGCAGCATGACAGCCTTTGGACGCGCTGAGACCAATTGCGCAAGCAGCACTGCTATCTGGGAACTGCGCTCGGTCAACCACCGCTACCTGGAACCACACTTCCGTTTGCCCGAAGCGGCTCGCCCTCTGGAAACGCAGCTGCGCGACACCCTGCGCAAAACGCTGTCCCGCGGCAAAATTGAACTGACCTTGACCCTAAAGGCCAATAGTGCCGAAGATATTGGGCTGGAAATCAACCAGCCTCTTGCCCAGGCACTCATTCAGGCGGCAAAACAGGTAGCAAATGGCGAGGAAATTCAGCCCCTAAACCCCTTGCAAATTCTTCAGTGGCCCGGTGTTATCAGTGAGCCGGAGGCGGATACAGATCAGCAGTCTGCAACGATATTGGAAGCTTTTCGCGAAGCTCTGGGGCAGCTGCGAGCAAACCGCGAGCGCGAGGGCGCAGAACTGGCCAAATTTATCGAAGCCCGTCTAAAAGGAATTGAAGAACAAGTCGCCAATGTTCGAGAACTACTTCCCCAAATCCTTGAGGCACAGCGAGAAAAGCTACGCAACCGCCTGGAAGAATTGCAAGTGGAACTGGATAAGGACCGACTCGAACAGGAGATCGTCCTGCTAGCCCAAAAAGCTGATGTGGATGAAGAACTAGATCGCCTCAGTGCGCACACTTCTGAAACACGTAGGGTTTTGGCCGGCGGTGGTTCAATCGGCCGGCGGCTGGATTTCCTGATGCAGGAATTTAACCGAGAAGCCAACACCCTCTCCTCCAAATCTGTGGTCACCGATACAACCCAGGCTGCAGTAGAACTAAAAGTGCTGATCGAGCAAATGCGCGAGCAGGTCCAAAACATCGAGTAA
- the pyrE gene encoding orotate phosphoribosyltransferase, translated as MQQYQRDFIQLALDHQVLCFGDFTLKSGRQSPYFFNAGRFHTGAALAALGQAYADAIIASGVEFDVIFGPAYKGIPLGAVTAVALAQKGIDKPFCYNRKEAKDHGEGGTLVGAPLNGKVLIIDDVITAGTAVREVMEIIESHGAEAAGVVIGLNRQEKASEDCEFSAIQQVERQYNIPVVGIVKLDDVISFLEQESKDSETLRKIVDYRQRYGVTGQ; from the coding sequence ATGCAGCAATATCAGCGCGATTTTATCCAACTTGCCCTGGATCATCAGGTCCTGTGTTTCGGCGACTTCACACTGAAGTCGGGCCGTCAAAGCCCTTATTTTTTCAATGCCGGTCGCTTCCACACCGGTGCCGCACTGGCAGCACTGGGACAGGCCTATGCCGATGCGATTATCGCTTCGGGAGTGGAGTTCGATGTCATTTTTGGGCCGGCCTACAAAGGTATCCCGCTGGGTGCGGTGACTGCTGTGGCTCTGGCCCAAAAAGGGATCGATAAGCCTTTCTGTTACAACCGAAAAGAAGCCAAGGATCACGGTGAAGGCGGAACCTTAGTGGGTGCGCCGCTTAATGGCAAGGTTTTGATTATCGATGATGTCATTACTGCGGGCACTGCAGTGCGCGAAGTGATGGAAATTATCGAATCCCATGGCGCAGAAGCGGCAGGTGTTGTGATCGGGCTGAACCGCCAGGAAAAGGCCAGCGAAGATTGTGAATTCTCCGCTATCCAGCAAGTCGAGAGACAGTACAATATCCCTGTGGTCGGCATCGTGAAGTTGGACGATGTGATCAGCTTTCTCGAGCAGGAGTCGAAAGACAGCGAAACTCTGCGGAAAATCGTGGACTACCGGCAGCGCTACGGTGTTACGGGTCAATAA
- a CDS encoding sterol desaturase family protein produces the protein MDLLTFAIPFFLIAILMELALDRWKGWGLYRLNDVIGNLSTGILNRIIGLTYKSLFLIIYIPLFTLLQPYYQLVGFNWSIDNGWHIALAVLAYDFCYYWKHRICHEVNIFWAEHLVHHQSEDYNLSTALRQSSGGVQLDWIFYLPLLLIGLPAEIVIVAGAIDLIYQFWVHTQKIPKIRWLEWFVVTPSNHRVHHAQNSVYVDKNYGGILIIWDRLFGTYQQELEAEPCLYGVRKPLNTFDPVAANLQHLKRMAIDAWHTKNWWDKFTLWFRPTGYRPADVEKSIPVDSTNLENFQRFNPEISPGVRYYALAQHLCYSATTLTLLWFNSVLSFWQLMGTVIALVICLAINGRILDGHPISRQLEALRLVALFAAIPLLNNTYVPLFISYLIFSSLVWLWLAIQRKEDRVTFVSD, from the coding sequence GTGGACCTGCTTACTTTCGCCATTCCATTTTTTCTTATCGCCATACTAATGGAACTAGCCCTGGATCGCTGGAAAGGCTGGGGGCTCTACCGGCTAAATGACGTTATCGGTAATCTCAGTACCGGAATTCTCAATCGTATTATTGGACTGACTTATAAGAGCCTGTTCCTCATTATCTATATTCCGCTATTTACGTTGCTACAGCCTTACTATCAACTGGTTGGTTTCAACTGGTCTATCGACAACGGCTGGCACATAGCTCTGGCAGTTCTCGCATACGACTTCTGCTACTACTGGAAACATCGTATTTGTCACGAGGTGAATATCTTTTGGGCAGAACACCTGGTGCACCACCAGAGCGAGGACTACAACCTGAGTACGGCTTTGCGCCAGTCTTCGGGGGGAGTACAGTTGGACTGGATATTTTATCTGCCACTTCTATTAATTGGCCTGCCGGCAGAAATTGTTATTGTCGCCGGAGCTATTGACCTTATTTACCAGTTTTGGGTTCACACGCAAAAAATACCCAAGATCCGCTGGCTGGAGTGGTTTGTAGTTACCCCCTCTAATCACCGGGTACACCACGCCCAGAACTCCGTCTACGTAGATAAAAACTACGGCGGAATATTAATTATTTGGGATCGCTTATTTGGCACCTATCAGCAAGAACTCGAAGCGGAGCCCTGTCTTTACGGTGTGCGCAAACCCCTGAATACCTTTGATCCTGTAGCGGCCAATTTACAGCACCTAAAACGCATGGCCATTGATGCCTGGCACACGAAAAACTGGTGGGATAAATTCACCCTTTGGTTCCGCCCTACCGGCTACAGGCCCGCAGATGTGGAAAAATCCATACCGGTAGACTCAACTAATCTCGAAAATTTTCAGCGCTTTAACCCGGAGATTAGCCCTGGAGTACGCTACTACGCGCTGGCTCAGCATCTCTGCTACAGCGCGACCACCTTAACACTCCTGTGGTTCAACAGTGTTTTGAGTTTCTGGCAGCTGATGGGCACAGTAATAGCTCTGGTTATTTGCCTGGCTATCAATGGAAGGATACTGGATGGTCATCCTATTTCCAGGCAACTTGAAGCCCTAAGGCTAGTGGCCCTATTCGCCGCTATCCCTCTACTAAACAATACGTATGTACCACTCTTTATATCCTACTTGATCTTTAGCAGTTTGGTATGGTTGTGGTTGGCAATCCAGCGCAAAGAGGATAGAGTCACTTTCGTTAGCGATTAG
- a CDS encoding exodeoxyribonuclease III encodes MRIVSLSVDGVHQAAQRGLYDWLAEQDADIICLQDLRSLEPELDHPIFHPDGYYSYFFDSGTPHENGVAIYTRSQPKAIIFGMGFANGEDMYGRYLQADFERLSIGSLLAPVASDESSLEKKVQFFEDMQAHLLKISRKRRDFIFCGNWGMAHRRADVQNWQDHQDSPGFMRHEQRWLDQLFNDVGYVDAFRRVVKDTDEFSWWPSGTVGEGDGWRTDMQIVSHGLKNRIEYGAINKNVKFSSHLPVIMDYEIEV; translated from the coding sequence ATGCGAATAGTAAGCTTGTCGGTAGACGGCGTTCATCAGGCCGCCCAACGCGGTCTCTACGACTGGTTGGCAGAGCAGGACGCAGACATCATCTGCCTTCAGGACCTGCGCTCTCTCGAGCCTGAACTGGACCACCCAATATTTCACCCCGACGGTTACTACAGTTACTTTTTCGACTCGGGGACTCCCCACGAAAACGGTGTGGCGATCTACACCCGCAGTCAGCCCAAAGCCATCATATTCGGTATGGGGTTCGCCAACGGTGAGGATATGTACGGCCGCTATTTACAAGCGGATTTCGAACGCCTGAGTATTGGCTCCCTGCTTGCGCCCGTTGCTTCCGACGAGTCATCGCTAGAGAAAAAAGTCCAGTTCTTTGAGGATATGCAGGCACACCTGCTAAAAATCAGCCGCAAGCGCCGCGACTTCATTTTCTGCGGCAACTGGGGCATGGCCCATCGTCGTGCCGACGTCCAAAACTGGCAGGACCATCAGGATTCCCCCGGCTTTATGCGTCACGAGCAGCGCTGGTTGGACCAGCTCTTTAACGATGTTGGCTATGTGGATGCTTTTCGCCGTGTAGTAAAAGATACCGACGAATTTAGTTGGTGGCCCAGTGGCACTGTCGGAGAGGGAGATGGCTGGCGTACTGATATGCAGATCGTTTCACACGGCCTGAAAAATCGTATCGAATACGGTGCTATCAATAAAAATGTGAAGTTTTCCAGTCATTTGCCGGTGATAATGGACTACGAAATCGAAGTCTGA